Genomic window (Kosakonia sp. BYX6):
AGCAGCGCTTTGCTGCTCCTGCAAAATCGCAATATTGAAACATCATTTCATTAATTTGTGTTTTCATCGCTCACCTTCTATTCTGATCCTCAGGCGCTGACGCCCAGCATAACAACCCCTCATAACACCGGAGTAAATATGATACTGGATGCTTTCAAGCTTACGGGTAAGGTGGCCCTTGTTACCGGGTGCGATACTGGCCTGGGCCAGGGTATGACGATTGGGCTTGCCGAAGCGGGCTGCGATATTGTCGGCGTTAACCGCAAAATTCCCCATGAAACCGCACAGCGTGTCGAAGCGCTCGGCCGTCGTTTTCATGCCATTCAGGCCGATCTGCGCCACCAGCAAGGGTTGAGCGATATCGTCAACGAGGCGGTAGAAAAGATGGGACGCATCGATATTCTGGTGAACAACGCAGGTACCATTCGTCGCTATGACGCGATTGATTTCAACGAACAGGATTGGGATGACGTGATGAACCTGAACCTGAAAACGTTGTTCTTTCTTTCGCAAGCGGTCGCCCGGCAATTTATCGCCCAGGGCAGCGGCGGCAAAATTATCAATATCGCATCAATGCTTTCCTATCAGGGCGGGATCCGCGTGCCTTCATATACTGCGTCGAAAAGTGGCGTTATGGGGCTAACGCGCTTGATGGCCAATGAATGGGCTACGCATAACATTAATGTTAACGGCATCGCGCCGGGTTATATGACGACGAACAACACGCAACAATTGCGGGAAGATGCGGAGCGCAGCCAAGAGATCCTTGAGCGCATTCCTGTCGGACGCTGGGGCGAACCTGCTGATTTACAAGGTGCAGTGGTGTTTTTGGCGTCGAAAGCGTCCGAGTATATTCACGGTTACACGATTGCCGTCGATGGCGGTTGGCTGGCGCGCTAATCTGACACAATTATGACAAAGAGTTACACCGTCACCTCTTTCACCTACTGTACAAACATCCTATACTGTATGCATCGACAGTTTAGCGAGTTTGATCATGACGGCGGAAGGACACCTGCTTTTCTCCATTGCGTGCGCGGTGTTTACCAAAAATGCCGAATTGACCCCCGTCCTGGCTCAGGGCGATTGGTGGCATATCGTGCCTTCTGCCATTCTTACCTGCTTGCTGCCGGATATTGACCATCCTAAATCCTTCCTCGGTCAACGTCTTAAGTGGATCTCAAAACCGGTGGCGCGTGCATTCGGCCACCGGGGTTTTACCCACAGTCTGTTGGCCGTTTTTCTCGCACTCGCTCTGTTCTATTTAAAAGTCCCAGAAAGCTGGATTGTGCCCGCCGATGCCCTGCAAGGCATGGTAGTGGGCTATTTAAGCCACATCGTGGCCGATATGATTACCCCCGCTGGCGTACCGCTGTTGTGGCCCTGCCGCTGGCGTTTTCGTTTGCCGCTATTAATGCCGCAAAAAGGCAATCAACTGGAGCGCGCGCTGTGCATGGCGTTTTTCGCGTGGGCGGTGTGGATGCCACAAACTTTGCCCGAAAATGGTGCAGTTCGCTGGTCGGCACAAATGATAAATACGCTACAAAATCAGTTTAATCGCTTTATTCATCCTCAATCTGAGCGTTAATTCGTCGATTTTTCAGCATTTGGCATAAT
Coding sequences:
- the kduD gene encoding 2-dehydro-3-deoxy-D-gluconate 5-dehydrogenase KduD, which encodes MILDAFKLTGKVALVTGCDTGLGQGMTIGLAEAGCDIVGVNRKIPHETAQRVEALGRRFHAIQADLRHQQGLSDIVNEAVEKMGRIDILVNNAGTIRRYDAIDFNEQDWDDVMNLNLKTLFFLSQAVARQFIAQGSGGKIINIASMLSYQGGIRVPSYTASKSGVMGLTRLMANEWATHNINVNGIAPGYMTTNNTQQLREDAERSQEILERIPVGRWGEPADLQGAVVFLASKASEYIHGYTIAVDGGWLAR
- a CDS encoding metal-dependent hydrolase; this encodes MTAEGHLLFSIACAVFTKNAELTPVLAQGDWWHIVPSAILTCLLPDIDHPKSFLGQRLKWISKPVARAFGHRGFTHSLLAVFLALALFYLKVPESWIVPADALQGMVVGYLSHIVADMITPAGVPLLWPCRWRFRLPLLMPQKGNQLERALCMAFFAWAVWMPQTLPENGAVRWSAQMINTLQNQFNRFIHPQSER